The genomic interval GACGCTCGCAGGCTCAACAGCGCGCACCGACCATCGCATGCCCGGCTGGCACCGGGCCTCGGCCCTACGAGCCGCGCCCGCGCAGGTGCCGACTCGCCAGCGTCAGGTACATCAGCACCAGATAGATACCGGGCACCAGCACGAGCACCATGAACTCGGGAAACCACGGGGCCGGGCAGGAGGTGGCGAACATGCGCCAAGCGATGTAGGCGTCCACCAGCAGAATCAGAACCAGCCCGATCGCCCACGCGACCGGTAGAGTCCAGTGCCGTTCCGTCGCCATGCGGGCCGCGCCTCCGCCCCGGCTGTCATCAACCGGCGCCAGCGTAGCCGCGCCCACCGTCCCGCACGATCACGCATGCGGATGGAAGACGCCGCGACAGCTTGCCCCCGTCAATGACACCCGAAGACCGCCTCCTCACCCATCGCCGCGCAGCGCCCGGGGTCGGCCGCCGCGCTCACGCAACGACGATCGCGGTGACGAGGGCGACGACGTTGACGGCGAGGGTGGCGCCCATGCCGGGCGCGCGGGCCTGGGGCGCGATGAGGTAGCCGATCCAGAAGGCCAGCCGTGCGGCGAGGAAGGTGATGGCGAGCGCGGGCACGAGGTCGCGCAGCGCCGGCCCGGTGTTGAGCGCGATCACGACCGTGGCGGGAACGAAGATGGCGCTCTGCTCCAGGGTGTTCGTGAGCACGCGCCCCGTCACCTGCACCGCGCGGGGCTCGCGCCCGGCCGTGGGATCGAAGGTGCGCGTGTGCATGCGCGCGGCCATCGTCGCCAGCACGAAGAGGAAGACGAGCGAGGCGGGCACCAGCAGCGCCCAGGCCACGGCGCCCATGATTTCGGGCGCGCCGGAGAGCCAGAACAGCACGGCCAGCGCCAGCAGCGCGGTGCCCATGCCGATGGTGCCGCCGGCCAGCGAGCGCTGGCGGTCGGCGGTGAGCCAGGACGAAACGCCGAGGGTCATCGCTTACTGCAGCCCGTGTTGGCCCATGTTGAGGAACTTCTCGCGGCGCATGCGCCGCAGCGCCTCGCCCTCGTGCTGGCGCAGCGCGTGGAACTCGCGCTCCATGCGGGCACCGACGGCGTCGATCGTCTTGCGCTGGTCGCGGTGCGCGCCGCCCAGCGGCTCGTCGATCGCCTCGTCGATGACCTCCAGCTTGGCGAGGTCCTGGGCCGTCAGCTTGAGCTGTTCGGCGGCGTCCTTGGCGTGTTCGCCGGTGCGCCAGAGGATGGAGGCGCACCCCTCGGGCGAGATCACGGAATAGATCGCGTGCTCCAGCATGAAGACGGCGTTGGCGGCGGCCAGCGCGATGGCGCCGCCGGAGCCGCCCTCGCCCACGACCGTGGTGACGACCGGCACGCGCAGGTCGAGCGTGGTTTCGATGGAGCTGGCGATGGCCTCGGCCTGGCCGCGCTCCTCGGCGCCGATGCCGGGATAGGCGCCCGGCGTGTCGACCAGGGTGAAGACGGGCACGTCGAAGCGCTCGGCCATGCGCATCAGGCGCTGCGCCTTGCGGTAGCCCTCGGGGTTGGCCATGCCGAAGTTGTGGCGCACGCGCGTGGTGGTGTCGTGGCCCTTCTCGTGGCCGATCCACACGCTGGTGTAGCCGCGAAAGCGCCCGATGCCGCCGATGACCGCCGGGTCGTCGCCGTAGCGCCGGTCGCCGGCGAGCGGCGTGAAGTCGTCCACCAGGCGGTGGATGTAGTCGCTCACGTGCGGGCGGTCGGGGTGGCGGGCCACCTGCGTCTTCTGCCAGGGCGTCAGCCGCGCGTAGGTCTGGCGCAGCATGCGCTCGGCCTTGGCCTGGAGCTTCGCCACCTCCTCGGCGATGTTCATCTCGCCGGTGTCGGAGAGATGGCGCAGTTCCTCGATCTTGCCTTCCAGATCGGCGATCGGTTTTTCGAAGTCGAGGAAATGCATCACACGCCCACCCGCTGCCGATTCACATGCGCGCGGACGCTAGCGATCCGGAAATGGGGAAACAAGTGCGCGCCGGGGAAGCGCGCGAGGCGGCGGATCAGTGGCCGTGCCCCACCTTCGCGCCGTCCTTCAGCACGAAGCGGCGGCTGCAATAGGGGCAGTCCACCAAGCCGTCCTCCGTGTTCATGTTCAGGAAGACGCGCGGATGGCCCAGCGACGGGTCGGTGCCGCCGTCGCACGCGATGACTTCCCGATCGACGTAGACGACCTCGGTTGGCTCCGCCATGGCTCCCGCGCCCCTTTGACCCGCATGGCCCCGGATGCTACCGGAACCCGCCCGAATTTCGCGCCGCCACCTTGAAGCGCGCGCCAGAACGGCCAGCTAGAACGGCATGCCACGCGACGACATCAGCCCCAGCCAAAGCGCGCCGTTCGCGGCGCATGACCTGCCCCAACACGCCGTCCGGGTCAAGGGCCTGGAGAAGACGTACGGCGGCCGCGGCCGCACGCCGGCCAAGCATGCGCTGAAGGCCGTGGACCTGGCTATCCCGCGCGGCTCGCTGTTCGGGCTGCTCGGCCCCAACGGCGCCGGCAAGTCCACGATGATCAACATCTTCGCCGGGCTGGTGCACAAGACCGGCGGCACGGTCGAGCTGTGGGACACCGACATCGACCGCTCGCCGCGCCAGGCGCGCGCGTCCATCGGCGTGGTGCCGCAGGAGCTGAACATCGACCCCTTCTTCACCCCGCGTGCGCTGTTGGAGATGCAGGCGGGGCTGTACGGGGTGCCCCCGCGCGAGCGCCGCACGGACGAGCTGCTCGCGACGATGAGCCTTACCGACAAGGCGGACGCCTACGCCCGCTCGCTGTCGGGCGGCATGCGGCGGCGGCTGATGGTTGCCAAGGCCATGGTGCACGACCCGCCGATCCTGGTGCTGGACGAGCCCACGGCGGGCGTGGACGTAGAGCTGCGCCGCCAGCTCTGGGAGCACGTCCAAGCGCTCAACGCGCGCGGCACCACGATCCTGCTGACGACGCACTACCTCCACGAGGCGGAGGCGCTGTGCGACGAGATCGCCATCATCAACCACGGCGACATCGTGGCCTGCGACACCACGCCCAACATGCTGCGGCGGCTGGACAGCAAGACCATCATCCTGAACGTGCAGGAAGCACTGACGGCGGTGCCGGCCACGCTGACACCCTACGATGCGGAGCTGCTGGACGCGCACCGCATCGCCATCCAGTACCACCGCAGCACCAGCCCGGTCGCCGGCATCCTGGAAGCCGTGGGCGCCGCCGGGCTCAGCATCGCCGACGTCTCCACGCGCGAGGCCGCGTTGGAAGACATCTTTCTACAGATTACTGCCGAGCCCGACGCCGCCACCGCGGCGGCGTGAGCATGTCCGTGCGGGTCGCGGCCGCCCTCGCGCTCGCCCTTGCCTTGCTGACCGGCGCGGCCTGTGCGCCGCGCGTGGCGGTCCCCGACAACGCTGTGCGCGGCGAACCCGTGATCACCGAAAACACGCTGCGCATGCCGGACGGGGCGCGGCTGCCGCTGTACCGCTGGCTGCCGCGTGACGGCGAACCGCGGGCCGTGATCCTGGGCGTGCACGGCTTCGGCGACACCGGCATGGCCTTCGACATCCCGGCGTCCTGGTTCGCCGCCAACGGCTTCGCCGTGTACGCGTACGATCAGCGCGGCTTCGGCGCCAACCCGAACGCCGGCATCTGGCCGGGGACGGACACGCTCGTCGGCGACCTCGACACGGCCGTGCGGCTGATCGACGACCGCCATCCCGAGACGCCGGTGTACGTGCTGGGCGCGTCCATGGGCGGCGCCGTGGTGCTGACGGCGGCAGCGCAGAACGAGCTGCCCGCGGTCGACGGCGCGATCCTGGCGGCCCCGGCCGTGTGGGCGCGCAGCACGATGCCCTTCTACCAACGCTGGGCGCTGTGGCTGGGCGCGCGCTTGGTGCCCTGGCTGAAGGTCTCGGGAACGGATCTGGGCATCCGCGCCAGCGACAACGACGCGGCGCTGTACGCGCTCGGCCGCGACCCGCACGTGATCGTGGAAACGCGCGTGGACGCGCTGCACGGCCTGACCAACCTGATGGACGCAGCGCTTGCCGCCGGGGACGACGCGCCCACGCCGCTGTTGAGCGTCTACGGCGTCAACGACGCCATCGTGCCGGCGCAGCCCATGCTGAAGCTCTGGCACAAGCTGCCCGAGCATGGCGCCACGCCGGCGCTCTACCGGGACGGCTGGCACATGCTCCTGCGCGACGTGCACGCCCACCGCGTCTGGCACGACATCGAGGCCTGGATCGCCGCCGGCGGCGCCAACCCCCTGCCGTCCGACGCCGACGACGCGGCCCGGCGGGCCATCGAGGCCGGCCGTATCCCGGCCGCCGAAGAATGACGGACCCAAAAACGGATCAGCCCCACCCGCCTCGAGCGCGGATGGGGCCACCCCGTCGTGCCGGGGGATCGGCGTGGCGGTTTTACTCCGCCGCGTCGGCGTGAGGCGTCAGGTGGTGGGCCGCGTGCTCGAAGCCGGCGAGGACGGTTTCGAGCTGCTCGCGCGTGTGCTCGGCGCACACCGAGCAGCGCAGCAGGCAGGTGTCGCGCGGCGTCGCCGGCGGCAGCGCCAGGTTCACGTAGACGCCGTTTTCCAGCAGCGTCTGCCACACGCGCAAGCCGGTCTGCATCTCGGGCATCATCACGCCGATCACCGGCGTCTTGTCCGGCCCGACGTCGAAGCCCAGGCGCACCAGGCCGTCGTAGACGATGTCGGTGTTCGCCCACAACTTCTCCCGCTGGGCGGGATCCCGTTCAATGCGCCCCAGGGTCGTGCTGGCGGCGGCCACCACCGCCGGCGGCAGCGAGGCGGTGAAGAGGTAGGACCGCGCGGAGACGCGGATGGCTTCCAGCTCCGGATGGTTGGAGACGCAGAAGCCGCCGATGGTGCCGACGCTCTTGGAGAAGGTGCCGATGATGAAGTCGACCTCCTTCTCCAGGCCCAGCTCGTGCGTCAGCCCCTCCCCGTTGGGGCCGAAGACGCCCAGCGAATGCGCCTCGTCGACGACGATGTAGGCGTTGTGCGCCTTCGCGACCTCGACCAGTTCGGCAAGCGGCGCGCGGTCGCCGCGCATGGAATAGATACCCTCGACGACGACCAGCTTGTTGCTGCCCTCGCCCAGCCGGCGCAGGCGCCGGTCCAGGTCGCGCGGGTCGTTGTGCTTGAAGCGCATGACCGTGGCGTCGCCGAGCTTGCAGCCGTCGTAGATGCTGGCGTGGCTGTCGGCGTCGATCAGGATGGTGTCGTCGCGCCCGGCCACCGCCGAGAGGAAGCCCACGTTCGCCTGATAGCCCGTGGTGAAGAGGATGGCGTGGCTGTAGCCATAGAAGGCGGCCAGCTGACGCTCCAGGTCCTGGTGGCTGGCGTAGCTGCCGTTGGCCACGCGCGAGCCCGTGGTGCCCGTGCCCGCCTCCTGGACCGCGCGGCTCGCGGCCTCGAGCGCGTCGGAATCGAAGGTCAGGCCCAGATAGTTGTTCGAGCCCAGAAGGACGCAGCGCCGGCCACCCACCTGGGCCTCGGTGGGCGAAAAGATGCGCTCCACACGCACCGAAAGCGGATCCGTGCCCGCGGCGGCCACGAGGTCGGCGTACTGGCGCTCCAGCGGGCGGAACTTGTCGAAAAGGTCGGTCATGGCGCGCTCACTCCCCGGCAGCGATGCGTTGAACGAGGCGGGCGAGTTCGCCCACGGTGCGCACATCGCCGAGCGCGTTCAACGGGATCGAGATATCGTACGTCTCTTCCAGCTCGAACATCAAATCCATGACGGCCACGGAATCGATGTTCAGCTCGGTCGTCATATCGGTCTCTTCGCCGATCTGCGCCTCGGTGGTGTTCACTTTGGCGAGTTCCGCGCACACGACCTCGACGACCTCGTGGTATGCCGGCCCCGCTCCGGCATTGGCCGTCTGTGACATGCCGACTGCCCTCCCTTCACTCCGTCCCGGTGCGTCCGCGCGCGTCCCATGCGCGGCGAACCGCCACGGCCCGCGCTAACTCCCCCGGGCGGGCGTGGCCCTCTGAGTCGCGCATCATGCCGCAGCATTGTCCAGATGTCGCCACCCACACGGGCTGCGCGTGCCGGTGCACAGCCCACGCGGGGCGGCGTTAGAGCCACCCCTTGGCCCGGTACCACGCCAGCGTTTCGCGCAGCCCCTCGCCCAGGGGCACACGCGGCCGCCAGCCCGTGCGGCCGCGGAAACGGTCGTCATGGCAGACCCAGTCATCGTGGCGCAGCTCGCGCAGCTTATCCGGCGAGAGGAAAGCCACCCGGCCGAGCAGCCGCGCGCCGCCGTGAACCACGTAGGTCAGCGCCTTCAGCGCCGCCGCGGGCGGGCGAATGTACCACGGATGGACCGTGAGCTCCCGCGCCGCCGCATCGATGATGGTGCGCCACGCATAGCCGCCGCGCCGGCCGTCGCCCAGCTCGTAGACCGCGCCCACGGGCTCGGGCCCGGTCAGCCACGCTTCCATCGCCCCGACCAGGTCGTCGACGTGGATCAGCGAGACGCGCGCGCGATCGCCCGCCGGCAGCAGGCCGATGCCGTGCTTCACCAAGCGCGCAAACACCAGCACCTGCTGGTCGCCGGGCCCGTAGACGGCCGGCGGGCGCAGCGCGTCCCACGCCAGGCCGTCGATGGCGGCCAGCGCGTCCTCGCCCGCCCGCTTGCTCGCCGCGTAGGCGGACAGCTCCGGCTGGCGCGCCGCCAGGCTGGAGACGAAGAGAAACCGCTGCACGCCCGCGTGCGCGGCGGCTTCGCCCAGCCGGCGCGTCCCCTCGGCGTTGACGCGGTGGAAGGTGGCATCGTCGGCGGCGGCGACAACCCCGCCGCAGTGGATCACGGCGTCGGCACCGGCCACGAAGCACGCGAGCGCATCGTCGTCGTGGAGGCCGCCGTCGACGACGTCGGCGTCCGCCGGCACCGGCACGGCCGAGCGGTGGCGCAGCACGGTCAGCGCGTGGCCGGCTTCGTGCAGCCGCTCCAGCAGGCGTGCGCCGACGAAGCCGGACGCACCCGTCACAGCGACCCGCATGAGGGAGCTTACTCCGTGGCCGTGCGCGGCCGGTCCGCCGCCGACGCGGCCACGTGCGGCGCCGCCATGTCCGCCATCACGTCAGCGATCCGCCCCTCCAGATAGCCCTGCCGGGCCTTCGCGCGCGACAGCTTGCCGGAGGTCGTGAACGGCAGGCTGCGCGGCGGCACCATCACCACGCGGCAATCGATGCCGGTGTTGCGGAACACCTCGGCGTGCACGCGCGTGCGCATGCGCTCCACGGCCGCCTGCTCCTGGGTGCGGCACTGGACCAGCAGCACGGCGACCTCGCGGCCGCCGTCGTCGGTGACGGCGAAGGCGGCGGAATCGCGGCTGCGCAGCTCATCCAGCGCGGCCTCGGCGTGCCACTCCAGGTCCTGCGGCCAGATGTTGCGGCCGTTGACGATGATGAGGTCCTTGCGGCGGCCGGTGATCACCAGCTTGCCGTCGACCATGTAGCCCATGTCGCCGGTGTCGAGCCAGCCGTCCTCCATCGCCCGGGACGTGGCCTCGGGGTTGTGGTCGTAGCCGTCCATGAGGCTCGGGCCCTTGATGAGGACGCGGCCGATGTGCCGCTCCGCCAGGTCCGCGCCCTCGTCGTCACGGATGGCGACCTCGAAGCCCTGCATGGGCACGCCGCACATCGCGAACAGCCGGCCGCCGTGGTCGTCGGTGTGGCCCTGTGCGCTCTGCGCCGTCGCGCCGGCGTGGCCGTTCGCCCCGTGACCGTTCGCGCCCTGGCCGTTCACGCCAGCCTTGGCGGCATGGCCGTTGCCGTTGATCTTGGTCGCATGCGCGTCGACGGTGCCCTGCGCCTCGCCCTCGTGCGCCTTGCCGTTGGTGCGCACGGGCCAGGCAACGTTCTTGGCGACCAGCGCCTCCTTGTCCACGAGGTCGACGCTGACGCCCGTGTTCAGCGGCGCGAAGCTGACCGCCAGCGTGGCCTCGGCCAGGCCGTAGCTCGGCACGAAGGCCTCCGGGCGGAAGCCGTGGCGGGCGAAGGTGCGGGCGAACTCGTCCAGTGGCTCGGGGCGCACCATCTCGCCGCCGATGCCCGCGACGCGCCAGCACGACAGGTCCAGGTCCAGGTCCGCCTTCTTGGCGGCGCGGCGCACGCACAACTCGTAGCCGAAGGTGGGGCTGAAGGCGAGCGTGCAGCGGTTGTCCGAAATCAGCTGCAGCCACTGCAACGGCCGGCGGGCGAAGCCGTCCGTGTGCATGTAGTCCACGGAAATCTGGCAGGTCAGCGGGATCAGCAGGAAGCCGATCAGCCCCATGTCGTGGTAGAACGGGAGCCAGGAGGCGGCGCGCTCCACCTCGCTCATCTGCAGGCCGTCGCGCGCGACCGAGGCCGCGTTGCTCATCAACGCGCGCTGGCCGATGCGGATGCCGAGCGGGTAGCGCGTGCTGCCCGAGGAATACTGAACGTGGCTGATCTCGTCCCCGGCCAACGGGCTCAGCGGGCCGTCCGCGGGCGCCTGCTCGCCCAGGTCGGACACCGTCATCACCCGCGCCAGCCCGAGCGGCGCGGCGGCGTTGTGGACGGGCTCCAGCAGGCCCTCGCGCGTCAGCGCCACCTTGGCGCGGCAGTTCTGGAGGACGCGCTGAAGCTGCGCCTCGTAGCCCTCGCGCCCGCCCAGCGCCGTGGGCACGGGCAGCGGGACCGCGACGAGCCCGGCGTACTGGCAGGCGAAGAAGCCCCGGACGAAGTCGGGGTGCATGTCGGCCACCACGCCCACGCGATCCCCGCGTTCCAGGCCCAGGGCCATCAGCCGACGCCCGAGCGCGATCGCATCCTCGCGCAGCCGGGCGTAGGTCAGGGTCTCCTCGAGCTGGCCGCGCGAACTGTAGAAGTTCAGCCCCGACCGCCCCGTCGCCGCGTAGTCCAGCGCGGCGGTCAGGCTGTCGAAGTCCGCACGCCGGAACGGCACGTCCGGATCGGTGTTGGGCGTCGGGCCGCGGCCGCGCCGCGCCGAATCGCCGGG from Limimonas halophila carries:
- a CDS encoding MAPEG family protein, whose amino-acid sequence is MTLGVSSWLTADRQRSLAGGTIGMGTALLALAVLFWLSGAPEIMGAVAWALLVPASLVFLFVLATMAARMHTRTFDPTAGREPRAVQVTGRVLTNTLEQSAIFVPATVVIALNTGPALRDLVPALAITFLAARLAFWIGYLIAPQARAPGMGATLAVNVVALVTAIVVA
- a CDS encoding acetyl-CoA carboxylase carboxyltransferase subunit alpha, with protein sequence MHFLDFEKPIADLEGKIEELRHLSDTGEMNIAEEVAKLQAKAERMLRQTYARLTPWQKTQVARHPDRPHVSDYIHRLVDDFTPLAGDRRYGDDPAVIGGIGRFRGYTSVWIGHEKGHDTTTRVRHNFGMANPEGYRKAQRLMRMAERFDVPVFTLVDTPGAYPGIGAEERGQAEAIASSIETTLDLRVPVVTTVVGEGGSGGAIALAAANAVFMLEHAIYSVISPEGCASILWRTGEHAKDAAEQLKLTAQDLAKLEVIDEAIDEPLGGAHRDQRKTIDAVGARMEREFHALRQHEGEALRRMRREKFLNMGQHGLQ
- a CDS encoding zinc-finger domain-containing protein, with translation MAEPTEVVYVDREVIACDGGTDPSLGHPRVFLNMNTEDGLVDCPYCSRRFVLKDGAKVGHGH
- a CDS encoding ABC transporter ATP-binding protein: MPRDDISPSQSAPFAAHDLPQHAVRVKGLEKTYGGRGRTPAKHALKAVDLAIPRGSLFGLLGPNGAGKSTMINIFAGLVHKTGGTVELWDTDIDRSPRQARASIGVVPQELNIDPFFTPRALLEMQAGLYGVPPRERRTDELLATMSLTDKADAYARSLSGGMRRRLMVAKAMVHDPPILVLDEPTAGVDVELRRQLWEHVQALNARGTTILLTTHYLHEAEALCDEIAIINHGDIVACDTTPNMLRRLDSKTIILNVQEALTAVPATLTPYDAELLDAHRIAIQYHRSTSPVAGILEAVGAAGLSIADVSTREAALEDIFLQITAEPDAATAAA
- a CDS encoding alpha/beta fold hydrolase, with product MSVRVAAALALALALLTGAACAPRVAVPDNAVRGEPVITENTLRMPDGARLPLYRWLPRDGEPRAVILGVHGFGDTGMAFDIPASWFAANGFAVYAYDQRGFGANPNAGIWPGTDTLVGDLDTAVRLIDDRHPETPVYVLGASMGGAVVLTAAAQNELPAVDGAILAAPAVWARSTMPFYQRWALWLGARLVPWLKVSGTDLGIRASDNDAALYALGRDPHVIVETRVDALHGLTNLMDAALAAGDDAPTPLLSVYGVNDAIVPAQPMLKLWHKLPEHGATPALYRDGWHMLLRDVHAHRVWHDIEAWIAAGGANPLPSDADDAARRAIEAGRIPAAEE
- the spt gene encoding serine palmitoyltransferase yields the protein MTDLFDKFRPLERQYADLVAAAGTDPLSVRVERIFSPTEAQVGGRRCVLLGSNNYLGLTFDSDALEAASRAVQEAGTGTTGSRVANGSYASHQDLERQLAAFYGYSHAILFTTGYQANVGFLSAVAGRDDTILIDADSHASIYDGCKLGDATVMRFKHNDPRDLDRRLRRLGEGSNKLVVVEGIYSMRGDRAPLAELVEVAKAHNAYIVVDEAHSLGVFGPNGEGLTHELGLEKEVDFIIGTFSKSVGTIGGFCVSNHPELEAIRVSARSYLFTASLPPAVVAAASTTLGRIERDPAQREKLWANTDIVYDGLVRLGFDVGPDKTPVIGVMMPEMQTGLRVWQTLLENGVYVNLALPPATPRDTCLLRCSVCAEHTREQLETVLAGFEHAAHHLTPHADAAE
- a CDS encoding acyl carrier protein; the protein is MSQTANAGAGPAYHEVVEVVCAELAKVNTTEAQIGEETDMTTELNIDSVAVMDLMFELEETYDISIPLNALGDVRTVGELARLVQRIAAGE
- a CDS encoding NAD-dependent epimerase/dehydratase family protein, coding for MRVAVTGASGFVGARLLERLHEAGHALTVLRHRSAVPVPADADVVDGGLHDDDALACFVAGADAVIHCGGVVAAADDATFHRVNAEGTRRLGEAAAHAGVQRFLFVSSLAARQPELSAYAASKRAGEDALAAIDGLAWDALRPPAVYGPGDQQVLVFARLVKHGIGLLPAGDRARVSLIHVDDLVGAMEAWLTGPEPVGAVYELGDGRRGGYAWRTIIDAAARELTVHPWYIRPPAAALKALTYVVHGGARLLGRVAFLSPDKLRELRHDDWVCHDDRFRGRTGWRPRVPLGEGLRETLAWYRAKGWL
- a CDS encoding AMP-binding protein — translated: MRAQREAQVDAPGDSARRGRGPTPNTDPDVPFRRADFDSLTAALDYAATGRSGLNFYSSRGQLEETLTYARLREDAIALGRRLMALGLERGDRVGVVADMHPDFVRGFFACQYAGLVAVPLPVPTALGGREGYEAQLQRVLQNCRAKVALTREGLLEPVHNAAAPLGLARVMTVSDLGEQAPADGPLSPLAGDEISHVQYSSGSTRYPLGIRIGQRALMSNAASVARDGLQMSEVERAASWLPFYHDMGLIGFLLIPLTCQISVDYMHTDGFARRPLQWLQLISDNRCTLAFSPTFGYELCVRRAAKKADLDLDLSCWRVAGIGGEMVRPEPLDEFARTFARHGFRPEAFVPSYGLAEATLAVSFAPLNTGVSVDLVDKEALVAKNVAWPVRTNGKAHEGEAQGTVDAHATKINGNGHAAKAGVNGQGANGHGANGHAGATAQSAQGHTDDHGGRLFAMCGVPMQGFEVAIRDDEGADLAERHIGRVLIKGPSLMDGYDHNPEATSRAMEDGWLDTGDMGYMVDGKLVITGRRKDLIIVNGRNIWPQDLEWHAEAALDELRSRDSAAFAVTDDGGREVAVLLVQCRTQEQAAVERMRTRVHAEVFRNTGIDCRVVMVPPRSLPFTTSGKLSRAKARQGYLEGRIADVMADMAAPHVAASAADRPRTATE